A window of Streptomyces armeniacus contains these coding sequences:
- a CDS encoding helix-turn-helix domain-containing protein produces MATVHQWTGLEARALRVALRESVRGFAEHLGVAVNTVSKWERLLDGTRPQADSQAILDTVLARADAAATERFALLLAEQGATARRFGHAAPTVAEYETWADDLERAVVCLSRQDFGFAGALLDRWLRRVSPRDLDEKGRYLYARSLTLNGDIRRLQGTVQDLVTATSLYGDAHGMFVGLGIPRRAAQVELSLAVVAEMSGRLAYAASRYGVLAEDERLSKCDRVRARLWIGTAVAKQGHNESAIALMRAAARDFYDLAEPGEWAVSQQKLALAHRGAGNLARALSCIETARSAGRPNSPLEHVQLDTAHAHILLSDPATADEARATLDRTAATAGRHGLKHQLRSITTIRDSEEHV; encoded by the coding sequence GTGGCCACCGTGCATCAGTGGACCGGTCTGGAAGCCAGGGCCCTGCGGGTTGCCCTGCGCGAGAGCGTCCGCGGCTTCGCCGAACACCTGGGCGTGGCGGTCAACACCGTCTCCAAATGGGAAAGACTGCTGGACGGCACGAGGCCACAGGCGGACAGCCAGGCCATCCTCGACACCGTCCTCGCACGGGCGGACGCCGCCGCCACAGAGCGCTTCGCGCTCCTGCTGGCCGAACAGGGCGCCACGGCCCGGCGGTTCGGGCACGCGGCGCCGACCGTGGCGGAGTACGAGACCTGGGCTGACGATCTGGAGCGGGCCGTGGTCTGCCTGAGCCGCCAGGACTTCGGCTTCGCCGGGGCCCTGCTGGACCGGTGGTTACGGCGCGTCTCACCGCGCGACTTGGACGAGAAAGGACGGTACCTCTACGCGCGGTCGCTCACGCTCAACGGCGACATACGGCGTCTGCAAGGCACGGTCCAAGACCTCGTCACCGCGACGTCGCTGTACGGCGACGCGCACGGCATGTTCGTCGGACTCGGCATCCCGCGCCGGGCCGCGCAGGTCGAGCTTTCGCTCGCCGTCGTCGCGGAGATGTCCGGCCGACTTGCGTATGCCGCCTCCCGTTACGGAGTGCTCGCCGAGGACGAGCGGCTGAGCAAGTGTGACCGGGTGCGGGCCCGGCTCTGGATCGGCACCGCGGTGGCCAAGCAGGGTCACAACGAGTCGGCCATCGCGCTCATGCGGGCAGCAGCGCGGGATTTCTACGACCTGGCGGAACCCGGGGAGTGGGCGGTGTCCCAGCAGAAGCTCGCCCTGGCCCATCGTGGCGCGGGAAACCTCGCCCGTGCCCTGTCCTGCATCGAGACGGCCCGCTCGGCCGGACGTCCGAACTCGCCGCTGGAGCACGTGCAGCTCGACACCGCGCACGCGCACATCCTGCTGTCCGACCCCGCGACCGCCGACGAGGCGCGTGCCACCCTGGACCGGACCGCTGCCACCGCCGGACGGCACGGGCTGAAACACCAGCTGCGCAGCATCACCACCATCCGCGACAGCGAGGAGCACGTGTGA
- a CDS encoding ArsR/SmtB family transcription factor → MKDTIWSALVDARRRAVLDLLRERDRTVGELVDRLGTTQPTVSKHLRVLREAGLVHVRVDAQRRVYGLEPGPIAELDIWLAPYRRLWNARLDALDRHLDARVAEDEETHEATGRDE, encoded by the coding sequence GTGAAGGACACAATCTGGTCGGCCCTCGTGGACGCCCGGCGCCGGGCCGTACTCGATCTGCTGCGCGAGCGCGACCGTACGGTCGGCGAGCTGGTCGACCGCCTGGGCACCACGCAGCCCACCGTGTCGAAGCACCTGCGGGTGCTGCGCGAGGCGGGCCTCGTACACGTACGGGTCGACGCGCAGCGCCGCGTGTACGGCCTCGAGCCGGGCCCCATCGCCGAGTTGGACATCTGGCTCGCGCCGTACAGGCGCCTCTGGAACGCCCGCCTCGATGCACTCGACCGCCACCTCGACGCCCGGGTCGCGGAGGACGAAGAGACTCACGAAGCCACCGGCCGGGACGAGTAA
- a CDS encoding MerR family transcriptional regulator codes for MPAAEYRIEDLAHRSGATVRTIRAYQDRGLLPKPERRGRANVYDDTHLARLRQIAGLLDRGYTLASIKELLEAWDAGRGLGGVLGLVTEVDGPWSDEESSRLTRAELNELFGGEYDDDAVAEAVSLGVLVPVPDSGGEFVVPSPQELAVAAELHKAGVPLSAISAHLRELRGRVEHIATRFLDFTNEHVFVRYLGHTPSSTEVSEAADLVRRLRPLAQQAVDAELARAMQLVATRSLRDHLRSATAPPTAAPAPAPGTGTGTGTGTGSGAAAGCGWAPEPGPGAVAEEIRAPGTAPAAESAIAAGGGAAEEAVLLPAATVESVRALVGAEHTAAFVAAAAEREVAARTMDRLTDAGGRDGGGRKDTSGV; via the coding sequence GTGCCAGCGGCGGAGTACCGCATAGAGGATCTGGCGCACCGCAGCGGCGCCACGGTCCGTACGATCCGCGCCTACCAGGACCGCGGGCTCCTTCCCAAGCCGGAGCGGCGCGGCCGGGCGAACGTCTACGACGACACGCATCTCGCCCGGCTGCGGCAGATAGCCGGGCTGCTGGACCGCGGCTACACGCTGGCCTCGATCAAGGAGCTGCTGGAGGCGTGGGACGCGGGCCGCGGTCTGGGCGGGGTGCTCGGCCTGGTCACGGAGGTGGACGGCCCCTGGAGCGACGAGGAGTCGAGCCGTCTCACCCGGGCCGAGCTGAACGAGCTGTTCGGCGGCGAGTACGACGACGACGCCGTGGCGGAGGCGGTTTCGCTCGGTGTGCTCGTTCCCGTCCCGGACAGCGGCGGGGAGTTCGTGGTGCCCAGCCCTCAGGAGCTGGCGGTGGCCGCCGAGTTGCACAAGGCGGGGGTGCCGCTGTCGGCGATCAGCGCTCATCTGCGGGAGCTGCGGGGCCGGGTGGAGCACATAGCCACGCGGTTCCTGGACTTCACCAACGAGCACGTCTTCGTCCGCTACCTCGGGCACACGCCGAGCAGCACGGAGGTCAGCGAGGCGGCCGATCTCGTGCGGAGGCTGCGTCCGCTGGCGCAGCAGGCGGTGGACGCGGAACTGGCCCGTGCCATGCAGCTGGTGGCCACCCGCAGTCTCCGCGACCACCTCCGCAGCGCCACGGCACCGCCCACCGCCGCACCCGCACCCGCACCCGGAACCGGGACTGGGACCGGGACCGGGACCGGGAGCGGCGCTGCCGCCGGATGCGGGTGGGCGCCCGAGCCCGGACCGGGGGCCGTGGCGGAGGAGATACGGGCGCCGGGGACAGCCCCCGCAGCGGAGAGTGCGATCGCGGCAGGGGGAGGGGCAGCTGAGGAGGCGGTGCTGCTGCCGGCGGCGACGGTGGAGTCCGTACGTGCGCTGGTGGGCGCCGAGCACACGGCCGCGTTCGTGGCGGCGGCGGCCGAACGCGAGGTCGCGGCCCGCACGATGGACCGCCTGACCGACGCGGGCGGCCGGGACGGCGGCGGGAGGAAGGACACGTCAGGTGTGTGA
- a CDS encoding ion channel produces MPIIVAKLVQAVRARVRGWRAALAVALFVFVTSWLAMWLAEPASNAISEPGTYWWWFLVTSATVGYGDVFPESGAGRVIGAYVIVGGIVALTILFTELAASIQAVKGKRMKGAVGLDLSDHIVILGYTPGRTERIVAELLLEHRSQLVLCAWDETPEHPMPEQEQVLFVRGDLTDVDVLTRACVPRAATVVIDARDDNEALAVAVAVDHLSPDAHLVAALRDMSRSKHLHYVNARAQCVQWHTPSLLTEETLDPGITEVYADLMSGAGGGNTYSTRLPASLSGQTFGDCQTRLGRDYGATVIAVRQNSTLLVAPAWDVRLNTDAVLYYLAGERIAPDALR; encoded by the coding sequence GTGCCGATCATCGTCGCCAAGCTCGTCCAGGCCGTCCGTGCCCGCGTACGCGGCTGGCGCGCTGCGCTCGCCGTGGCGCTGTTCGTCTTCGTCACCAGCTGGCTCGCGATGTGGCTGGCCGAGCCCGCCTCGAACGCGATCTCCGAACCCGGCACGTACTGGTGGTGGTTCCTCGTCACGAGCGCCACCGTCGGCTACGGCGACGTCTTCCCGGAGTCCGGCGCCGGCCGCGTCATCGGGGCGTACGTCATCGTCGGCGGCATCGTCGCGCTGACCATCCTGTTCACCGAGCTGGCCGCGAGCATCCAGGCCGTGAAGGGAAAACGCATGAAGGGCGCCGTCGGCCTCGACCTCAGCGACCACATCGTCATCCTCGGCTACACCCCGGGCCGCACCGAACGGATCGTCGCCGAACTCCTCCTGGAACACCGCTCCCAGCTCGTGCTGTGCGCCTGGGACGAGACGCCGGAGCACCCGATGCCCGAGCAGGAGCAAGTCCTGTTCGTACGGGGCGACCTGACCGACGTGGACGTCCTCACCCGCGCGTGCGTACCGCGCGCCGCCACCGTCGTCATCGACGCCCGCGACGACAACGAGGCCCTGGCCGTCGCCGTCGCCGTCGACCACCTCAGCCCCGACGCGCACCTCGTCGCCGCCCTCCGCGACATGAGCCGCAGCAAGCACCTCCACTACGTCAACGCCCGCGCCCAGTGCGTCCAGTGGCACACCCCCAGCCTGCTCACGGAGGAGACGCTGGACCCCGGCATCACCGAGGTGTACGCGGACCTGATGAGCGGCGCGGGCGGCGGCAACACGTACTCGACGCGCCTCCCCGCCTCCCTCTCCGGCCAGACCTTCGGCGACTGCCAGACCCGCCTCGGCCGCGACTACGGCGCGACGGTGATCGCCGTACGCCAGAACAGCACGCTCCTGGTGGCCCCCGCCTGGGACGTACGCCTGAACACGGACGCGGTCCTCTACTACCTGGCGGGCGAACGCATCGCCCCTGACGCCCTGCGCTGA
- a CDS encoding phosphotransferase, with product MTGTPLPGGFVSTPVRVGDTVRRAPSPRAEYVRRLLDFLAAAGWDGAPRHLGTDDEGREVLSYLPGHVAWEPPAQQPPAVGSDEGVAEVAALVREFHDLTAGTPLAEGHEVVCHNDLSPKNTVYRARPGGDATDGNLHPVALLDWDLAAPGRRVHDVAHVCWQFLRLGPSASDPRAAGARVRLVCDAYGLGDSDRAELIEVVLWWQERCWRGIEAEAEAGEPHAVTLRATGVLDSVRHAAHWVAAHREELEAGVRHGG from the coding sequence ATGACCGGCACGCCGCTCCCCGGAGGCTTCGTCAGCACCCCCGTACGCGTGGGCGACACGGTGCGCCGCGCCCCGTCGCCGCGCGCGGAGTACGTACGCCGCCTGCTGGACTTCCTCGCCGCCGCCGGCTGGGACGGCGCTCCGCGCCATCTCGGCACGGACGACGAGGGCCGCGAGGTGCTGAGTTACCTCCCCGGCCACGTCGCCTGGGAGCCGCCCGCCCAGCAGCCGCCCGCCGTCGGCTCGGACGAGGGCGTGGCGGAAGTGGCCGCGCTGGTACGGGAGTTCCACGATCTGACGGCCGGTACACCGCTGGCGGAGGGCCACGAGGTCGTCTGCCACAACGACCTGTCGCCCAAGAACACCGTCTACCGCGCCCGCCCTGGCGGCGACGCCACCGACGGGAACCTGCACCCGGTGGCCCTCCTCGACTGGGATCTGGCCGCACCCGGGCGCCGCGTGCACGATGTCGCCCACGTCTGCTGGCAGTTCCTGCGCCTCGGCCCGTCCGCCTCCGACCCCCGCGCGGCCGGTGCCCGCGTACGGCTGGTGTGCGACGCGTACGGTCTCGGGGACAGCGACCGCGCCGAACTCATCGAGGTGGTCCTGTGGTGGCAGGAACGCTGCTGGCGCGGCATCGAGGCCGAGGCGGAAGCGGGCGAGCCGCACGCGGTCACGCTGCGCGCGACGGGCGTACTGGACTCCGTACGGCATGCGGCCCACTGGGTCGCGGCGCACCGGGAGGAGTTGGAGGCGGGCGTGCGCCACGGCGGCTGA
- a CDS encoding Lrp/AsnC family transcriptional regulator → MSRADRPDRPDRPGAHERLDRIDRELLALLLTDARATYQDLGRRVRLSANTVADRVRRLRKSGVIRGYRAELDLAVLGHGMEMLSDVRLREATDRAVFEQQLADVPQVVGAMRLTGEYDYQLRVVCADAREFETVIDGLKRELGVRELRSRLLLHEVPLRPERILDA, encoded by the coding sequence ATGAGCCGTGCCGACCGTCCTGACCGTCCCGACCGCCCCGGCGCCCACGAGCGCCTGGACCGCATCGACCGCGAACTGCTCGCCCTCCTCCTGACCGACGCCCGCGCCACGTACCAGGACCTGGGCCGCCGCGTACGCCTCTCCGCCAACACCGTCGCCGACCGCGTACGCCGCCTCCGCAAGTCCGGCGTCATCCGCGGCTACCGCGCCGAACTCGACCTCGCCGTCCTCGGCCACGGCATGGAGATGCTCAGCGACGTCCGTCTGCGCGAGGCCACCGACCGGGCCGTCTTCGAGCAGCAACTGGCCGACGTACCGCAGGTGGTGGGCGCCATGCGGCTCACCGGCGAGTACGACTACCAGCTGCGTGTCGTCTGCGCCGACGCCCGCGAGTTCGAGACGGTCATCGACGGGCTCAAGCGCGAGTTGGGCGTACGGGAGCTGCGCAGCCGTCTGCTCCTGCACGAAGTGCCCCTCCGCCCGGAACGCATCCTGGACGCCTGA
- a CDS encoding SRPBCC family protein, translating into MNSRIVDNGSYIEHDGRPAVRFRRSYPQHPVERVWAAVSEPEGLRHWFPSTVRIEPRKGGTIEFSDDPNLESTTGEVLRYEPPHALAFTWHRDELILEVAPGTPADPDAGGCTLTLINVLEARDTAARNAAGWHVCLGELDRHLSLDRHLSGDEQDGGPAAEPGGDPHGPEAEPWRPVYEGYIAAGMPYGAEIPGEA; encoded by the coding sequence ATGAACTCCCGCATCGTGGACAACGGAAGTTACATCGAGCACGACGGCCGCCCTGCCGTCCGCTTCCGCCGCAGCTACCCGCAGCACCCCGTCGAACGGGTCTGGGCCGCCGTCTCCGAACCCGAGGGCCTCCGCCACTGGTTCCCGTCGACGGTGCGCATCGAGCCGAGGAAGGGCGGCACCATCGAATTCTCCGACGACCCGAACCTGGAGTCCACCACCGGCGAAGTCCTGCGCTACGAGCCGCCGCACGCCCTCGCGTTCACCTGGCACCGCGACGAACTGATCCTCGAAGTCGCGCCCGGCACCCCCGCCGACCCCGACGCGGGCGGCTGCACGCTCACCCTGATCAACGTGCTGGAGGCGCGCGACACCGCCGCCCGCAACGCCGCAGGCTGGCACGTCTGCCTCGGCGAACTGGACCGGCACCTCAGCCTGGACCGGCACCTCAGCGGCGACGAGCAGGACGGTGGCCCGGCTGCCGAGCCTGGCGGCGACCCGCACGGCCCCGAGGCGGAGCCGTGGCGGCCGGTCTACGAGGGGTACATCGCGGCGGGCATGCCGTACGGCGCGGAGATCCCCGGCGAGGCGTAA
- a CDS encoding ATP-binding protein → MPETLHKYFAAQRPSVGLARQFVLTTLSSWGITGDPAEDIRLCASELVSNALVHGTRRGHGFLVRLTAEVDCVRLEVHDSRDPAPARHPRVRHAADTDTTGRGLRIVDSLADGWGVEDRDPYGKIVWSRFKAVPEPQPVRPAPAPARVTPRR, encoded by the coding sequence GTGCCGGAAACGCTGCACAAGTACTTCGCCGCCCAACGGCCGTCGGTCGGCTTGGCGCGCCAGTTCGTGCTCACCACGCTGTCGTCGTGGGGGATCACCGGTGATCCGGCCGAGGACATCCGCCTGTGCGCATCGGAGCTGGTCTCCAACGCCCTGGTCCACGGCACCCGCCGCGGTCACGGCTTTCTCGTACGCCTCACCGCGGAGGTGGACTGCGTACGCCTGGAGGTCCATGACAGCCGCGACCCCGCCCCCGCGCGCCACCCCCGCGTGCGCCACGCCGCCGACACGGACACCACCGGACGCGGGCTGCGCATCGTGGATTCGCTGGCCGACGGCTGGGGCGTCGAGGACCGCGACCCGTACGGCAAGATCGTGTGGTCCCGCTTCAAGGCCGTGCCCGAGCCCCAGCCGGTTCGACCCGCGCCAGCCCCTGCACGGGTCACGCCCCGAAGGTGA
- a CDS encoding YdcF family protein encodes MHQPARPVSAAVALGGCDLGVVSAVAEFYRAGLFPTVVFTGGSTAATRGRFPRGEAVHFREEALALGMPKEAIMLEPRATNTGQNIDFARDMLEDAGVEVRSVLLVCMPYMQRRAYATCRRRWPQVEPVCASQTVAFDEYAKARDDEAEFIAMMVGDTHRVMEYPHRGFAIPQEVPEQVRESFERLRERGYDAWLLRD; translated from the coding sequence ATGCACCAGCCGGCCCGGCCGGTGTCGGCTGCTGTCGCTCTCGGAGGCTGCGACCTCGGTGTCGTCTCCGCGGTGGCCGAGTTCTACCGCGCGGGCCTCTTTCCCACGGTGGTCTTCACGGGCGGCAGTACGGCGGCGACCCGCGGACGTTTCCCGCGTGGCGAGGCGGTTCACTTCCGCGAGGAAGCCCTCGCCCTGGGCATGCCGAAGGAGGCGATCATGCTGGAGCCGCGCGCCACCAACACCGGGCAGAACATCGACTTCGCCCGCGACATGCTGGAGGACGCCGGGGTGGAGGTGCGTTCGGTCTTGCTGGTCTGCATGCCGTACATGCAGCGGCGGGCTTACGCGACGTGTCGCAGGCGATGGCCTCAGGTCGAGCCGGTCTGCGCCTCGCAGACGGTGGCCTTCGACGAGTATGCCAAGGCGCGGGACGACGAGGCGGAGTTCATCGCCATGATGGTGGGGGACACGCACCGCGTCATGGAGTATCCGCATCGCGGTTTCGCCATCCCGCAAGAGGTTCCGGAGCAGGTCCGAGAATCCTTCGAGCGCCTGCGGGAACGCGGCTACGACGCCTGGCTGCTCCGCGACTGA
- a CDS encoding RNA 2'-phosphotransferase produces MKAERTVRISKYLAKHLRHQPERIGLTLDPHGWAGVEDLLRAAAAHGFPFSREELAEVVASNDKRRYVLDAEHDRIRASQGHSVPVELDLPAVPPPEWLYHGTVSRFVAAIRAEGLRPMNRHAVHLSPDRGTATRVGARRGRPVVLPVAAGAMHRDGHSFRVSENGVWLAEAVPPAYIRFAER; encoded by the coding sequence ATGAAGGCCGAACGGACCGTACGCATCTCCAAGTACCTCGCCAAGCACCTGCGCCACCAGCCCGAACGCATCGGGCTCACGCTGGACCCGCACGGCTGGGCCGGGGTCGAGGACTTGCTGCGGGCCGCGGCGGCGCACGGGTTTCCGTTCAGCCGGGAGGAGTTGGCGGAGGTCGTCGCCTCCAACGACAAGCGCCGCTACGTACTCGACGCCGAACACGACCGCATACGCGCCAGCCAGGGCCACTCCGTCCCCGTCGAGCTGGACCTGCCCGCGGTGCCGCCGCCGGAGTGGCTGTACCACGGCACGGTGAGCCGCTTCGTGGCCGCGATCCGCGCGGAGGGCCTGCGGCCCATGAACCGGCACGCCGTGCACCTTTCCCCCGACCGCGGCACCGCCACCCGCGTCGGCGCGCGCCGCGGCAGGCCGGTCGTGCTGCCGGTGGCGGCGGGGGCGATGCACCGCGACGGGCACTCGTTCCGGGTGAGCGAGAACGGGGTGTGGCTCGCGGAGGCGGTGCCGCCCGCGTACATACGCTTCGCGGAACGCTGA
- a CDS encoding SAM-dependent methyltransferase, whose product MRDSVRQPSGSDTMDSSRPHSARIWNYLVGGKDFYPVDAEAAERVLAVFPGMRDITFQSRAFIGRVVRHLAGEAGIRQFLDIGTGLPTQDNTHEVAQRVAPECRIVYVDNDPLVLAHARALLASSPEGACDYIDADVRDPDRILQRAADTLDFSRPVGLMLMGILGLVPDYDEARDVVRRLLDALPPGSYLGLNDGSATDPAYVEAIRRHNESSGATPYTPRTPEEITGFFDGLEMLTPGVVTCSQWRLEIAPFGTPEEVAVYGGLARKN is encoded by the coding sequence ATGAGGGACAGCGTCAGACAGCCCAGCGGCAGCGACACCATGGACAGCTCCCGCCCGCACTCGGCGCGGATCTGGAACTACCTGGTCGGCGGCAAGGACTTCTACCCCGTCGACGCCGAGGCCGCCGAACGCGTCCTCGCCGTCTTCCCCGGCATGCGCGACATCACCTTCCAGTCGCGGGCCTTCATCGGCCGCGTCGTACGCCACCTGGCGGGCGAGGCGGGCATACGGCAGTTCCTGGACATCGGCACCGGGCTGCCCACCCAGGACAACACGCACGAGGTCGCCCAGCGTGTCGCACCCGAGTGCCGGATCGTGTACGTGGACAACGACCCGCTCGTCCTCGCGCACGCCCGCGCCCTGCTGGCCAGTTCACCCGAGGGCGCGTGCGACTACATCGACGCCGACGTTCGCGACCCCGACAGGATCCTCCAACGGGCCGCCGACACCCTCGACTTCTCCCGCCCGGTCGGCCTGATGCTGATGGGCATCCTCGGCCTCGTCCCGGACTACGACGAGGCCCGCGACGTCGTACGCCGCCTGCTGGACGCCCTCCCGCCCGGCAGCTACCTCGGCCTGAACGACGGCTCCGCCACCGACCCCGCGTACGTGGAGGCCATCCGCCGCCACAACGAGAGCAGCGGCGCCACCCCGTACACCCCGCGCACCCCCGAGGAGATCACCGGCTTCTTCGACGGCTTGGAGATGCTCACCCCGGGCGTCGTGACGTGCTCGCAGTGGCGCCTGGAGATCGCCCCGTTCGGCACGCCGGAGGAGGTCGCGGTGTACGGGGGGCTGGCCCGCAAGAACTGA
- a CDS encoding ArsR/SmtB family transcription factor, with protein MSQLPAPAEEPGPQQLDAVAGALADPIRRKILDILRTGPHSAGGIAGQFTVSRPAISRHLRVLRESGLVRDEPVGRQRLYALDVSRFAGLEEWIGRFTRPSGWEHRLDALGTEVHRTRRERERERERERGRDRERAAGAAGSGTTRGDTAVQHSKEEPA; from the coding sequence GTGAGTCAACTCCCCGCACCCGCCGAGGAGCCCGGGCCGCAGCAGCTGGATGCCGTGGCCGGGGCCCTCGCCGACCCCATACGCCGGAAGATCCTCGACATCCTGCGCACCGGCCCGCACTCCGCTGGCGGGATCGCCGGGCAGTTCACGGTCAGCCGCCCCGCGATCAGCCGCCATCTGCGCGTGCTCCGCGAGAGCGGCCTCGTCCGCGACGAGCCCGTCGGCAGGCAGCGGCTCTACGCGCTCGACGTGTCGCGGTTCGCCGGACTCGAGGAGTGGATCGGCCGGTTCACCCGCCCGTCCGGCTGGGAGCACCGGCTCGACGCGCTCGGCACCGAGGTCCACCGCACCCGCCGCGAACGCGAGCGGGAGCGCGAACGAGAACGGGGCCGGGATCGGGAGCGCGCCGCCGGGGCCGCCGGCAGCGGCACAACCCGTGGCGACACCGCCGTACAGCACTCCAAGGAGGAGCCCGCATGA
- a CDS encoding ferric reductase-like transmembrane domain-containing protein, which translates to MTESPEQTTEAAAKGTAEATEPRRPVRRRRWIDGTALRADLRAAVPDATAALVVTALIYAWLHARVASGASATTEVMPFLADAGTYWMYWLCQAFGWSGLLWAWITIVLGFVRSSARSRLLRIPTARIERWHRTTSLTTIGLMFAHAFMFFAELVRDNGDELAWPGRLTSAFTDVFVPGAYASGTGRVAILLGLLAFYLAIPLGLAYYLRRTTGGRMWRALHRFIVVVYVLSVWHTLLYGTNVWYDGSFRTLVWLLQLPIAALFLARLLAPARRGERLAYGAPAYAVRLAGRLAVAATAVVLLAVPATGRDGGRTPGGETAEPAVSPGTVWVGLAMLCATVALTAYRTRPSQATRRARSARSGEQA; encoded by the coding sequence GTGACGGAGTCTCCGGAACAGACCACGGAGGCGGCAGCGAAGGGGACGGCGGAGGCGACGGAGCCGCGTCGTCCGGTACGGCGCCGCCGCTGGATCGACGGGACAGCCTTACGCGCGGACCTGCGCGCCGCCGTGCCCGACGCCACGGCGGCACTCGTCGTCACGGCCCTGATCTACGCGTGGCTGCACGCCCGCGTGGCCTCCGGTGCCTCCGCGACGACCGAGGTCATGCCCTTCCTGGCGGACGCCGGCACGTACTGGATGTACTGGCTCTGCCAGGCCTTCGGCTGGTCCGGGCTCCTCTGGGCCTGGATAACCATCGTCCTCGGCTTCGTCCGCTCCAGCGCGCGGTCCCGCCTGCTGCGGATCCCCACCGCCCGTATCGAACGCTGGCACCGCACCACCAGCCTCACCACCATCGGGCTGATGTTCGCGCACGCGTTCATGTTCTTCGCCGAACTCGTCCGCGACAACGGCGACGAACTCGCCTGGCCCGGCCGCCTCACCAGCGCCTTCACCGACGTCTTCGTGCCGGGCGCGTACGCGTCGGGGACCGGCCGTGTCGCCATCCTGCTCGGGCTGCTCGCGTTCTACCTCGCCATACCGCTCGGCCTCGCCTACTACCTACGGCGCACCACCGGCGGCCGCATGTGGCGTGCGCTGCACCGCTTCATCGTCGTCGTCTACGTGCTGAGCGTGTGGCACACGCTGCTGTACGGCACGAACGTCTGGTACGACGGCTCCTTCCGCACCCTGGTCTGGCTGCTCCAACTGCCCATCGCCGCACTGTTCCTGGCCCGCCTCCTCGCCCCCGCCCGGCGCGGCGAACGGCTGGCGTACGGGGCGCCGGCGTACGCGGTCCGGCTGGCGGGGCGGCTGGCGGTCGCGGCCACGGCCGTGGTGCTCCTCGCGGTGCCGGCCACCGGCCGGGACGGCGGCCGTACGCCCGGAGGTGAGACCGCCGAACCGGCGGTCTCACCCGGCACGGTCTGGGTGGGACTCGCGATGCTCTGCGCAACGGTCGCCCTCACCGCGTACCGCACCCGCCCGTCGCAGGCCACCCGCCGGGCGCGCAGCGCGCGTTCGGGGGAGCAGGCCTAG
- a CDS encoding SRPBCC family protein produces the protein MTPSPHTPLPTPTPTGRLVRTADGYDLVLTRTFRAPVDDVWASVAEPERSARWFGAWRGEGGPGKTIEVQMAFEDGAPWCPMRIDACEPPYRLAVSMPGGTDEPQEADAPQAEVADGAGEAESWPMELLLSETDGTTELRLVHHRPTAEGLGEIGPGWEYYLDMLTAARDGAPLPDFDDYYPSQQAYFEALPPTPPAHAG, from the coding sequence ATGACCCCCTCACCGCACACCCCGCTGCCCACACCGACGCCCACCGGCCGTCTCGTACGCACCGCTGACGGCTACGACCTGGTCCTGACCCGTACGTTCCGCGCGCCCGTCGACGACGTGTGGGCGAGCGTCGCCGAACCCGAGCGCAGCGCACGCTGGTTCGGCGCGTGGCGCGGGGAGGGCGGGCCCGGGAAGACCATCGAGGTGCAGATGGCGTTCGAGGATGGGGCGCCCTGGTGCCCGATGCGCATCGACGCCTGCGAACCGCCGTACCGCCTGGCCGTCTCCATGCCCGGCGGTACGGACGAGCCGCAGGAGGCGGACGCGCCACAGGCGGAAGTGGCCGACGGGGCGGGCGAGGCCGAGTCCTGGCCCATGGAGCTGCTCCTGTCCGAGACCGACGGCACCACCGAACTCCGCCTCGTCCACCACCGCCCCACCGCCGAAGGGCTCGGCGAGATCGGCCCCGGCTGGGAGTACTACCTCGACATGCTCACCGCCGCACGCGACGGCGCCCCGCTGCCGGACTTCGACGACTACTACCCCTCCCAGCAGGCGTACTTCGAGGCACTGCCGCCGACGCCGCCCGCGCACGCCGGCTGA